The Pseudodesulfovibrio sp. zrk46 genome contains a region encoding:
- a CDS encoding glycosyltransferase — MHDKSFVSILVSDLETHPSLPRLLQSVARQSEGLDRTEIIVAGNGGHPPSSESIWSAITGLDNVSLFMVDNDATPAQARNTSAEKAKGDFLLFLRPDYRLDPKYLTTAFSVFSDYPEVDIMYTDYIRMAPKGGSSRPGMVQLPDFDESLLQTHNILGPGVFMRKEAFQRTDGFRDNTVYRDWDFWIQTANVGSTFYHVNYPLTSCEHNKLSFRERAEDGRYKAMIVINNQSYFHVHTVRWALSYLRGEAWAQAFSFMVIPSAVEVTRMMHDFQMKQMGTDVLAQEAIRQFDSSPLNMDASR; from the coding sequence ATGCACGACAAGAGCTTTGTCTCCATACTTGTTTCCGACTTGGAAACCCACCCAAGCCTGCCACGCCTGTTGCAGTCGGTTGCTCGCCAGTCTGAAGGACTGGACCGCACCGAAATCATCGTGGCTGGAAATGGTGGACATCCCCCTTCTTCCGAATCCATATGGTCCGCGATCACAGGGCTCGACAACGTTTCGCTTTTCATGGTGGACAATGACGCTACGCCAGCCCAAGCCAGAAACACCTCGGCAGAGAAGGCCAAGGGAGACTTTCTACTTTTCCTACGCCCGGACTACCGATTGGACCCTAAGTATTTGACAACCGCATTCTCGGTTTTCTCCGACTACCCAGAAGTGGACATCATGTACACGGACTACATCCGCATGGCTCCCAAGGGCGGAAGCTCTCGCCCAGGTATGGTTCAGTTACCAGACTTCGATGAGAGCCTGCTCCAGACACACAACATACTCGGCCCAGGAGTGTTTATGCGTAAGGAAGCCTTCCAACGCACAGATGGATTCCGGGACAACACAGTCTACCGAGATTGGGATTTCTGGATTCAGACTGCCAATGTGGGGAGCACATTCTATCACGTTAACTACCCTCTCACATCCTGTGAACACAACAAGCTCAGCTTCCGCGAACGCGCCGAAGATGGTCGTTACAAGGCCATGATCGTCATCAACAATCAATCCTACTTCCATGTACACACTGTTCGCTGGGCACTTTCATATTTACGTGGAGAGGCATGGGCACAGGCATTCAGCTTCATGGTCATCCCTTCGGCGGTTGAAGTGACACGTATGATGCACGACTTCCAAATGAAGCAAATGGGCACTGATGTACTCGCCCAGGAAGCTATTCGTCAGTTTGATTCTTCTCCCTTGAATATGGACGCCAGTCGTTAA
- a CDS encoding aminotransferase class IV has protein sequence MVKVADKQEYLDAMLAVERPNASKIHAFYEHRVGMICKDPGVMLMPWDDHLVHRGDGVFEAMKFVDGMLYQLEPHIERMKRSSASIFLEPPCSWDEIHELVLEVCRAGGQKKGMVRIFLGRGPGGFGIYPSECPETSLYIVAGDLHTPAESVYEKGATAFKTSIPAKQSYLATIKSIDYLPNVLMKREAEEKGYDYPFCFDENEFLAEGATENVCIVNEQGKLIIPEFTNALAGTTLLRAVDLIKNDISIVFRGITKEEILLAREVIIVGTTGDAIPVVRFNGKPIYDVTPGPIAKRIRELLIADRMENGIQL, from the coding sequence ATGGTCAAAGTCGCTGATAAACAGGAATACCTGGATGCCATGCTGGCCGTCGAAAGGCCCAATGCATCCAAGATTCACGCTTTTTACGAACACCGTGTTGGGATGATTTGTAAAGATCCCGGCGTGATGCTCATGCCGTGGGACGATCATCTCGTTCACCGTGGTGACGGTGTGTTCGAAGCAATGAAGTTCGTGGATGGTATGCTCTACCAGTTGGAACCGCACATAGAACGTATGAAGCGTTCTTCTGCGTCCATCTTTCTTGAGCCGCCGTGTTCCTGGGATGAAATTCACGAGCTGGTTCTTGAAGTATGCCGCGCTGGTGGGCAGAAGAAGGGCATGGTCCGCATCTTTCTGGGACGTGGTCCTGGCGGTTTCGGAATCTATCCCTCTGAGTGCCCTGAAACCAGCCTCTACATCGTAGCCGGAGATCTGCATACTCCCGCAGAGTCTGTTTACGAAAAGGGTGCTACCGCTTTCAAGACCTCTATTCCAGCGAAGCAGTCCTATTTGGCGACCATCAAGTCTATCGACTATCTGCCTAACGTTCTTATGAAACGTGAGGCCGAAGAGAAGGGCTATGACTACCCGTTCTGTTTTGATGAGAATGAATTCCTGGCTGAAGGAGCCACCGAGAATGTCTGTATCGTCAACGAGCAGGGTAAGCTGATCATTCCCGAGTTTACCAATGCGCTGGCAGGCACGACCTTGCTTCGCGCTGTAGATCTGATCAAGAATGATATATCCATCGTTTTTCGCGGCATCACAAAGGAGGAGATCCTCCTTGCTCGTGAAGTGATCATCGTCGGTACGACTGGTGATGCTATTCCGGTTGTCCGTTTTAATGGAAAGCCGATCTATGACGTTACCCCCGGTCCGATTGCCAAGCGTATTCGTGAATTACTTATTGCAGATCGCATGGAGAATGGTATCCAGCTCTAG
- a CDS encoding aspartate-semialdehyde dehydrogenase: MSKNPVVAVVGATGAVGQEMLKVLEQRNFPYSEVIPMASARSAGKKVEFKGEELTVVELTEDSFEGVDLALFSAGGSTSEKFAPIAAKAGCVVVDNSSAWRMNDECPLVVPEVNPHDLDWHKGIIANPNCSTIQMMVALKPIHDEAKIKRVVVSTYQAVSGTGQKAIEELENQTRRLMSGQPVVADVYPHQIAFNCLPHIDVFMDNGYTKEEMKMVHETVKIMGDASIKVTATCVRVPCFYGHSESINIETEEKMTADDVRALLAKAPGVVVEDYPEKKAYPMPINAAGEDATYVGRIREDETIENGINMWVVSDNIRKGAALNTVQIAETLMERDLVRVP; encoded by the coding sequence ATGAGTAAGAATCCCGTAGTGGCAGTTGTTGGCGCGACCGGCGCTGTCGGCCAGGAAATGCTTAAGGTTTTGGAACAACGAAATTTCCCCTATTCCGAAGTTATCCCGATGGCTTCTGCCCGCAGTGCAGGCAAAAAAGTGGAATTCAAGGGTGAAGAACTGACCGTGGTCGAGCTGACCGAAGATTCCTTCGAAGGCGTTGATCTGGCTTTGTTCTCTGCCGGTGGTTCCACTTCTGAGAAGTTTGCCCCCATCGCTGCAAAAGCTGGTTGTGTTGTCGTGGACAACTCTTCCGCTTGGCGTATGAATGATGAGTGCCCTCTCGTAGTCCCTGAGGTCAATCCTCATGATCTCGATTGGCACAAAGGCATCATCGCCAATCCCAATTGTTCCACCATTCAGATGATGGTTGCTCTCAAGCCCATCCATGATGAAGCCAAAATCAAGCGCGTTGTCGTTTCCACCTATCAGGCTGTTTCCGGCACTGGCCAGAAGGCCATCGAAGAGTTGGAGAACCAGACCCGTCGCCTCATGTCCGGTCAGCCGGTTGTTGCAGATGTGTATCCACATCAGATTGCGTTCAACTGCTTGCCGCATATCGACGTGTTTATGGATAACGGCTATACCAAAGAAGAGATGAAGATGGTTCACGAGACCGTTAAGATCATGGGCGACGCTTCCATTAAGGTAACTGCTACCTGTGTGCGTGTGCCATGTTTCTACGGTCACAGCGAGTCTATCAATATTGAGACCGAAGAGAAAATGACTGCCGACGACGTGCGTGCTCTGCTTGCCAAGGCTCCGGGCGTTGTGGTTGAAGATTACCCCGAGAAGAAAGCCTACCCCATGCCCATCAATGCTGCGGGTGAGGATGCTACTTATGTTGGCCGCATTCGTGAGGATGAGACCATTGAAAATGGTATCAACATGTGGGTTGTCTCTGACAACATCCGTAAGGGTGCCGCATTGAATACCGTACAGATTGCAGAAACTCTCATGGAGCGTGATCTGGTTCGCGTTCCCTAA
- a CDS encoding methylenetetrahydrofolate reductase: MRVCDLIERKSPFISLEFFPPKEKEAWPGFFEVVEKLKELNPLFASVTYGAGGGTQDNTLEIATRMKRDHGIEPITHLTSVGASAEKLDEFLKSLREANIENVLALRGDAPRDVKDFDFNTQEFKHATDVIEFINERYPEICVGGAAYPEPHPESPSIQSDLDMVDLKVKKGAQFLVTQLFFDNRLYFDYVERLKSMGSNVPVIPGVLPIMSLKSAKFILGLCGAAIPGKFLSALEAAHAEGGDDAVYRLGMDYAIKQAQELIDGGAPGVHLYTLNRAKACLEIGRNLKF, encoded by the coding sequence TTGCGCGTTTGTGACCTGATTGAAAGAAAATCTCCGTTTATTTCCCTGGAGTTCTTTCCGCCTAAAGAAAAAGAAGCCTGGCCTGGTTTCTTTGAGGTAGTTGAGAAGCTCAAGGAGCTCAATCCTCTGTTCGCGTCCGTGACTTACGGCGCAGGCGGTGGAACCCAGGACAATACCCTGGAGATCGCCACCCGTATGAAACGGGATCACGGCATCGAGCCCATTACTCACCTAACCAGCGTCGGCGCTTCTGCTGAAAAGCTGGATGAGTTTCTCAAAAGTCTACGTGAGGCGAACATTGAGAACGTGTTGGCCCTGCGCGGCGACGCCCCTCGTGACGTCAAAGATTTTGACTTCAACACTCAGGAATTCAAGCACGCCACTGATGTCATTGAATTCATCAATGAGCGTTATCCCGAGATTTGTGTGGGCGGCGCAGCCTATCCCGAACCGCATCCTGAGTCCCCGTCCATCCAGTCCGACCTCGATATGGTTGATCTGAAGGTGAAGAAGGGCGCACAGTTTCTCGTGACCCAGCTGTTTTTCGATAACCGTTTGTATTTCGATTACGTGGAGCGGTTGAAATCCATGGGTTCCAATGTGCCGGTAATTCCCGGTGTGTTGCCCATCATGAGCCTCAAATCTGCCAAGTTCATCCTTGGACTGTGTGGCGCAGCCATCCCGGGCAAGTTCCTCAGCGCGCTGGAAGCTGCTCATGCAGAGGGGGGCGATGATGCCGTTTATCGTCTGGGTATGGATTATGCCATCAAGCAGGCGCAGGAACTCATCGATGGCGGTGCTCCCGGCGTTCATCTGTACACACTGAACCGAGCCAAGGCGTGCCTTGAAATCGGTAGAAATTTAAAGTTTTAA
- a CDS encoding (deoxy)nucleoside triphosphate pyrophosphohydrolase yields the protein MKPLIEVVAGIIWQDGQYLAVERPEGAKMAGWWEFPGGKIEPGESRDDAIVRELQEELGVTPVEFEYWRDLKHEYDEFVVQLYFFHISNYTGRLTSLEDQRMEWVDPAKPPTLDYLPADIVIVEALHK from the coding sequence ATGAAACCTCTTATCGAAGTGGTCGCAGGCATTATCTGGCAGGATGGCCAATATCTCGCAGTGGAGCGCCCTGAGGGGGCCAAGATGGCTGGCTGGTGGGAGTTTCCTGGTGGCAAGATTGAGCCGGGTGAGTCGCGTGATGATGCCATCGTGCGTGAGTTACAGGAAGAGTTGGGTGTAACTCCTGTGGAATTTGAGTATTGGCGCGATTTGAAACATGAGTATGACGAATTTGTCGTACAACTGTATTTCTTTCATATCTCTAATTATACTGGGCGGTTGACGTCGCTTGAGGATCAGCGGATGGAGTGGGTTGATCCCGCTAAACCGCCAACTCTTGATTATCTTCCTGCCGATATAGTCATTGTCGAAGCTCTTCATAAATAG